A genomic segment from Comamonas terrigena NBRC 13299 encodes:
- a CDS encoding methyl-accepting chemotaxis protein, protein MYGVEIREQARGGSAGIQARSQAEVPLDAQAVGRQADLLLLLLTLVSAAVAVVIGAVMSTAVLPAVAGGAVAALALASYALARGSQWTRFVLPLLLSATVALHIQVSLGMIEFHFGVFVTLALVMVYRDWRVVLACAAFFAVHHVLFDRLQAWGLGMYCLTEASFPRVLLHAAYVVLQTGVEIFIVYRMNQAFSQGRELNALVQQVDQPQAMVLDVAAAPVVTAVAQRLQQMFMRVHDTVDSVKQTAAALQSASARIAAGSQELSARTEQARHSVEETATAAHEIRQTVGSTAQIAQHAHGLVGQAAQDARQGGSMVDQLVQNMQTVQRGSDEIASIVGVVDSLAFQTNLLALNAAVEAARAGEQGRGFAVVAEEVRRLALRSGEAAKDIRRQIDRSVQAVAQGAALSGQVQSVMQGFESRIGEVAERMQDIAQAAVQQHEGIAQISDAIGQLEQATAQNAELAEQSLATAQMLQAHTQQMEQRAALFVTRTG, encoded by the coding sequence ATGTACGGTGTTGAAATTCGGGAGCAGGCCCGCGGCGGTTCTGCAGGGATACAGGCGCGCAGCCAGGCGGAAGTGCCGCTGGATGCGCAGGCGGTCGGCCGGCAGGCGGATCTGTTGCTGCTGCTGCTGACCCTGGTGTCGGCCGCCGTGGCCGTGGTCATCGGTGCGGTGATGAGCACGGCGGTGCTGCCCGCTGTGGCCGGGGGCGCAGTGGCGGCGCTGGCGCTGGCCTCGTACGCCCTGGCCCGTGGTTCGCAGTGGACGCGCTTTGTGCTGCCGCTGCTGCTGAGCGCCACCGTGGCGCTGCACATCCAGGTCTCGCTGGGCATGATCGAATTCCACTTCGGCGTCTTCGTCACGCTGGCGCTGGTCATGGTCTACCGCGACTGGCGGGTGGTGCTGGCCTGCGCAGCCTTCTTTGCCGTGCACCATGTGCTGTTCGACCGCCTGCAGGCCTGGGGCCTGGGCATGTACTGCCTGACGGAAGCCAGCTTCCCGCGCGTGCTGCTGCATGCCGCCTATGTGGTGCTGCAGACCGGGGTGGAGATCTTCATCGTCTACCGCATGAACCAGGCGTTCTCGCAAGGGCGGGAACTCAATGCCCTGGTGCAGCAGGTGGACCAGCCACAGGCAATGGTGCTGGATGTGGCCGCTGCGCCCGTGGTCACGGCCGTGGCCCAGCGCCTGCAGCAGATGTTCATGCGCGTGCATGACACGGTGGACAGCGTCAAGCAGACGGCAGCGGCCCTGCAGTCGGCGAGCGCCCGCATTGCGGCGGGCAGCCAGGAGCTGTCGGCCCGCACCGAACAGGCCCGCCACAGCGTGGAGGAAACCGCCACCGCCGCCCACGAAATCCGCCAGACCGTGGGCAGCACGGCGCAGATCGCCCAGCATGCCCACGGCCTGGTGGGGCAGGCCGCGCAGGACGCCCGCCAGGGCGGCAGCATGGTGGACCAGCTGGTGCAGAACATGCAGACCGTGCAGCGCGGCTCGGACGAAATCGCCAGCATCGTGGGCGTGGTGGACAGCCTGGCCTTCCAGACCAATCTGCTGGCGCTGAATGCCGCCGTGGAAGCCGCCCGTGCCGGTGAGCAGGGCCGCGGCTTTGCCGTGGTGGCCGAGGAAGTGCGCCGCCTGGCGCTGCGCAGCGGCGAAGCGGCCAAGGACATCCGCCGCCAGATCGACCGCTCCGTGCAGGCCGTGGCCCAGGGCGCAGCCTTGAGCGGCCAGGTGCAGTCCGTGATGCAAGGCTTTGAAAGCCGCATCGGCGAAGTCGCCGAGCGCATGCAGGACATCGCCCAGGCGGCGGTGCAGCAGCACGAAGGCATTGCCCAGATCAGCGACGCCATCGGCCAGCTGGAGCAGGCCACCGCGCAGAATGCCGAGCTGGCCGAGCAGTCCCTGGCCACGGCGCAGATGCTGCAGGCCCACACCCAGCAGATGGAACAGCGCGCCGCCCTGTTTGTGACGCGCACGGGCTGA
- the phaR gene encoding polyhydroxyalkanoate synthesis repressor PhaR: protein MTTTENSTNPSASKQRVIKKYPNRRLYDTDTSSYITLAEVRQLVIEREPVVVRDAKSGEDLTRSILLQIILEEEAGGAPMFSEAMLANIIRFYGHAMQGYMGSYIEKNVQMFTDFQNKISEQSGVGGTDAWAKMMQMPNPMMPAGYTEQMQKMQEQMQKQTEQMMSMFGLKR, encoded by the coding sequence ATGACCACCACAGAAAACAGTACCAACCCGTCCGCATCCAAGCAGCGCGTCATCAAGAAGTACCCGAACCGCCGCTTGTATGACACCGACACCTCGTCCTATATCACCCTGGCCGAAGTGCGCCAGCTGGTGATCGAGCGCGAACCCGTGGTGGTGCGTGACGCCAAGTCGGGTGAGGACCTGACCCGCTCCATCCTGCTGCAGATCATTCTGGAAGAAGAAGCCGGTGGCGCGCCCATGTTCAGCGAAGCCATGCTGGCCAACATCATCCGCTTCTACGGCCATGCAATGCAGGGCTATATGGGCAGCTACATCGAGAAGAACGTGCAGATGTTCACCGACTTCCAGAACAAGATATCCGAACAGTCCGGTGTGGGCGGCACCGATGCCTGGGCCAAGATGATGCAGATGCCCAACCCCATGATGCCGGCGGGCTACACCGAGCAGATGCAGAAGATGCAGGAGCAGATGCAAAAGCAGACCGAGCAGATGATGTCCATGTTCGGCCTCAAGCGCTGA
- a CDS encoding Dyp-type peroxidase, with amino-acid sequence MQFTQPGILAPLPVVGRYVFFSLQGDAAALRTALAQLRSHADGARTVVAIGTRLAQALDADIPGLRDFPVLQGVAPAQSVSTPSALCLWLRGEERGELLLRTRRLAQLLAPALTVEHIVDAFRHGHGPNGYGRDLTGYEDGTENPVDAEAEAAGCLRCATMGLHGSSFLALQQWEHNMPAFHSLAPDARDNAMGRRLSDNEELDDAPASAHTQRTAQESFTPEAFVVRRSMPWWNTSAQGQDRMGLMFAAFGHSLDAFEAQWRRMLGLEDGVSDALFQFSQPLSGSYYWCPPVHQGQIDLRLLGA; translated from the coding sequence ATGCAATTTACCCAACCCGGTATCCTGGCCCCGCTGCCCGTTGTGGGCCGCTATGTCTTTTTCTCGCTGCAAGGCGATGCCGCCGCCCTGCGCACCGCGCTGGCACAGCTGCGCAGCCACGCCGATGGCGCGCGCACGGTGGTCGCCATCGGCACCCGCCTGGCCCAGGCGCTGGATGCCGATATTCCGGGCCTGCGCGATTTCCCGGTGCTGCAGGGCGTGGCTCCGGCGCAGTCGGTCAGCACCCCATCGGCGCTGTGCCTGTGGCTGCGCGGTGAAGAGCGCGGCGAGCTGCTGCTGCGCACGCGCCGCCTGGCCCAGTTGCTGGCGCCAGCGTTGACCGTGGAGCACATCGTGGACGCGTTCCGCCACGGCCACGGCCCCAATGGCTACGGCCGCGATCTGACCGGCTACGAGGACGGCACGGAAAACCCGGTGGATGCCGAGGCCGAAGCCGCCGGCTGCCTGCGCTGCGCCACCATGGGGCTGCACGGCTCCAGCTTTCTGGCGCTGCAGCAGTGGGAGCACAACATGCCCGCCTTCCATTCCCTGGCACCGGACGCACGCGACAACGCCATGGGCCGCCGCCTGAGCGACAACGAGGAGCTGGACGATGCGCCCGCCTCCGCCCACACCCAGCGCACCGCCCAGGAAAGCTTCACGCCCGAGGCCTTTGTGGTGCGCCGCTCCATGCCCTGGTGGAACACCAGCGCCCAGGGCCAGGACCGCATGGGCCTGATGTTTGCCGCCTTCGGCCATTCACTGGATGCCTTCGAGGCCCAGTGGCGCCGCATGCTGGGCCTGGAGGACGGGGTGAGCGATGCGCTGTTCCAGTTCTCGCAACCGCTGAGCGGCAGCTACTACTGGTGCCCGCCCGTGCACCAGGGCCAGATCGATCTGCGCCTGCTGGGCGCATAA
- a CDS encoding Zn-dependent hydrolase, with product MDTPVMQKQDIAQLRVNGPRLWDALMELAQIGATPKGGVCRLTLTDLDKQGRDLVTGWAREAGMTVTIDKIGNGFMRRPGRNNSLPPIMTGSHIDTQPTGGKFDGNYGVLAGLEVVRTLNDHGIETEAPIEVAFWTNEEGSRFVPVMMGSGVFAKAFTLEHAYAATDTEGKTVGGELERIGYVGSQEPGDHPIGAYFEAHIEQGPVLEDNAKTIGVVTGVLGIRWYDCVVTGMEAHAGPTPMALRKDALQVAAQLMQEVVACAHRHPPHGRGTVGMVQVHPNSRNVIPGQVKFSIDLRNASDADCDAMDADIRAVAARISQASGLPIEITLVSNYPAQPFHADCVDAVARAAKALGYSHMPAVSGAGHDAVYMARLAPAGMVFIPCKDGISHNEIEDATPADITAGCNVLMHAMLERAKVV from the coding sequence ATGGACACCCCAGTGATGCAGAAGCAAGACATCGCGCAGCTGCGCGTCAACGGCCCCCGGCTGTGGGACGCGCTGATGGAGCTGGCGCAGATCGGCGCCACGCCCAAGGGCGGCGTGTGCCGGCTGACCCTGACCGACCTGGACAAGCAGGGCCGCGACCTGGTGACCGGCTGGGCGCGCGAGGCCGGCATGACAGTGACCATCGACAAGATCGGCAACGGCTTCATGCGCCGGCCCGGACGCAACAACAGCCTGCCGCCCATCATGACCGGCAGCCACATCGACACCCAGCCCACGGGCGGCAAGTTCGACGGCAACTACGGCGTGCTGGCGGGCCTGGAAGTGGTGCGCACCCTCAACGACCACGGCATCGAAACCGAAGCCCCCATCGAAGTGGCCTTCTGGACCAACGAGGAGGGCTCGCGCTTTGTCCCGGTGATGATGGGCTCGGGCGTGTTCGCCAAGGCCTTCACGCTGGAGCATGCCTATGCCGCCACCGACACCGAAGGCAAGACGGTCGGCGGGGAGCTGGAGCGCATCGGCTATGTGGGCAGCCAGGAGCCGGGCGACCACCCCATCGGCGCCTATTTCGAAGCGCACATCGAACAGGGCCCGGTGCTGGAAGACAACGCCAAGACCATCGGCGTGGTCACCGGGGTGCTGGGCATCCGCTGGTACGACTGTGTGGTCACCGGCATGGAAGCCCATGCCGGCCCCACACCCATGGCCTTGCGCAAGGATGCCCTGCAGGTGGCCGCGCAGCTGATGCAGGAAGTGGTGGCCTGTGCCCACCGCCATCCGCCGCATGGCCGTGGCACGGTGGGCATGGTGCAGGTGCACCCCAACAGCCGCAATGTGATCCCGGGCCAGGTCAAGTTCAGCATCGACCTGCGCAATGCCAGCGATGCCGACTGCGACGCCATGGATGCCGACATCCGCGCCGTGGCCGCGCGCATCAGCCAGGCCAGCGGCCTGCCCATCGAGATCACGCTGGTCTCCAACTACCCGGCCCAGCCCTTCCATGCGGACTGCGTGGATGCGGTGGCGCGGGCCGCCAAAGCACTGGGCTATTCGCACATGCCGGCGGTGTCGGGGGCCGGCCACGATGCGGTCTACATGGCCCGGCTGGCCCCGGCAGGCATGGTCTTCATTCCGTGCAAGGACGGTATCAGCCACAACGAGATCGAAGACGCCACGCCGGCCGACATCACCGCCGGCTGCAATGTGCTGATGCACGCTATGCTGGAGCGCGCCAAGGTGGTCTGA
- the hydA gene encoding dihydropyrimidinase — MHGALLIRGGTVVNADRQEKADVLCVDGVIAAVGADAAALAPAGTEVIDASGQLVMPGGIDPHTHMQLPFMGTVTADDFYTGTAAALAGGTTSIIDFVIPDPQEPLLDAYRKWRGWAEKSAADYSFHVAVTWWSEQVHADMGILVREEGINSFKHFMAYKNAIMCDDETLVNSFKRALELGAMPTVHAENGELVYLLQQEVARMGITGPEGHPLARPPMVEAEAANRSIAIAGVLGVPIYVVHVSCMEAAQAIAAARARGQRVYGEVLAGHLVIDESVYRDPDFAKAAAHVMSPPFRAKGHQEALWQGLQSGQLHTTATDHCTFCAAQKAMGKDNFAKIPNGTGGVEERLAVIWDAGVNTGRLTPSEFVAITSANTAKLFNIYPRKGLVGVGADADLVVWDPKASHTLSVKTQHSKGDYNIFEGRTVQGMPSHTISQGVVAYAQGDLRAVQGKGRYIKRPAFGPNFDAVQRRAATLQPTPVLR, encoded by the coding sequence ATGCATGGAGCTTTGCTGATACGTGGCGGAACGGTGGTAAATGCAGACCGGCAGGAAAAAGCCGATGTGCTGTGTGTGGACGGCGTGATCGCTGCGGTGGGGGCCGATGCCGCCGCACTGGCGCCGGCGGGGACGGAGGTGATCGATGCGTCGGGCCAGTTGGTGATGCCCGGCGGCATTGATCCGCACACCCACATGCAGCTCCCCTTCATGGGCACCGTGACCGCCGATGACTTCTACACCGGCACGGCGGCGGCGCTGGCCGGGGGCACCACGAGCATCATCGATTTCGTGATTCCCGATCCGCAGGAGCCGCTGCTGGACGCCTACCGGAAATGGCGCGGCTGGGCCGAGAAATCGGCCGCCGACTATTCCTTCCACGTGGCCGTCACCTGGTGGAGCGAGCAGGTCCACGCCGACATGGGCATCCTGGTGCGGGAGGAGGGCATCAACAGCTTCAAGCACTTCATGGCCTACAAGAACGCCATCATGTGCGACGACGAAACCCTGGTGAACAGCTTCAAGCGCGCGCTGGAGCTGGGCGCCATGCCCACGGTGCATGCCGAAAACGGCGAGCTGGTCTACCTGCTGCAGCAGGAAGTGGCGCGCATGGGCATCACCGGGCCCGAAGGCCATCCGTTGGCGCGGCCACCCATGGTGGAGGCCGAGGCCGCCAACCGCTCCATCGCCATTGCCGGCGTGCTGGGCGTGCCCATCTACGTGGTGCACGTCAGCTGCATGGAGGCGGCACAGGCCATTGCCGCGGCACGTGCCCGCGGTCAGCGCGTGTACGGCGAGGTGCTGGCCGGCCACCTGGTGATCGACGAAAGCGTCTACCGTGACCCGGATTTCGCCAAGGCCGCCGCCCATGTGATGAGCCCGCCCTTCCGCGCCAAGGGCCACCAGGAAGCGCTGTGGCAAGGCCTGCAGTCGGGCCAGCTGCACACCACGGCCACCGACCACTGCACCTTCTGCGCAGCGCAGAAAGCCATGGGCAAGGACAACTTCGCCAAGATTCCCAACGGCACGGGCGGCGTGGAAGAGCGCCTGGCCGTGATCTGGGATGCGGGCGTGAACACCGGGCGGCTGACGCCCAGCGAGTTCGTGGCCATCACCTCGGCCAACACCGCCAAGCTGTTCAACATCTACCCGCGCAAGGGGCTGGTGGGCGTGGGGGCGGACGCCGATCTGGTGGTGTGGGATCCCAAGGCCAGCCACACGCTGTCGGTCAAGACCCAGCATTCCAAGGGCGACTACAACATCTTCGAAGGGCGCACCGTGCAGGGCATGCCCAGTCACACCATCAGCCAGGGCGTGGTGGCCTATGCCCAGGGCGATCTGCGCGCCGTGCAGGGCAAGGGCCGCTACATCAAGCGCCCGGCCTTCGGCCCCAATTTCGACGCGGTGCAGCGCCGCGCCGCCACCCTGCAACCCACGCCCGTGCTGCGCTGA
- a CDS encoding NCS1 family nucleobase:cation symporter-1 — MNSSASGALGASNPSAPADQALSNADLLPTPLAHRTWRWQDYAALWVGMVVCVPTYTMASSMLDQGFSWQQAVWLVFLANCIVLVPMTLIGRVGPKYGIPFPVLARASFGVKGSNLPAVLRGLVGCGWFSINCYFGALALHGFLNILGFNLAGPAAGETISTSQFMCFLAFWLVHIWFIWHGPESIRKLEVIAAPLMVVASIVFVAVLMYRVPAGQLFNLPAKVVEGGPKTWAALTGLVGFWATLALNIPDFTRFARSQKDQTIGQAVGLPIPMALFSMVGVIGFSASAILYGKAELFPDALLTKMGSFASGIGLLVILLANLTTNVAANLLSPSYDFSQLAPSKVSFRMGGMIAAVLGLLFMPWKLLATSGGYLFTWLGGYGTLLGAIAGVLLVDYYLIRKTRLKVEDLYVRGGRYEYTNGWNMHAVAAFALGVLPCLPGYLAVSGVVDANSVGQIWKSIFDFGWFFSLAVASTYYYLTAKKGVEQAG, encoded by the coding sequence ATGAACAGTAGTGCAAGTGGCGCCCTCGGCGCATCCAACCCATCCGCACCCGCCGATCAGGCGCTATCCAATGCGGATCTGCTTCCCACCCCTCTGGCGCATCGCACCTGGCGATGGCAGGACTACGCCGCGCTCTGGGTCGGCATGGTGGTCTGCGTGCCCACCTACACCATGGCCAGCTCCATGCTGGACCAGGGCTTTTCCTGGCAGCAGGCGGTCTGGCTGGTGTTCCTGGCCAACTGCATCGTGCTGGTGCCCATGACGCTGATCGGCCGGGTGGGCCCCAAGTACGGCATCCCCTTCCCGGTGCTGGCGCGGGCCTCGTTCGGTGTCAAAGGCTCCAACCTGCCCGCCGTGCTGCGCGGCCTGGTGGGCTGCGGCTGGTTCTCGATCAACTGCTACTTTGGCGCGCTGGCGCTGCACGGGTTTCTGAACATTCTGGGCTTCAATCTGGCGGGGCCGGCGGCGGGTGAAACCATCAGCACCTCCCAGTTCATGTGCTTTCTGGCCTTCTGGCTGGTGCACATCTGGTTCATCTGGCACGGGCCGGAGTCCATCCGCAAGCTGGAAGTGATTGCCGCGCCGCTGATGGTGGTGGCCTCCATCGTGTTCGTGGCGGTGCTGATGTACCGCGTTCCGGCCGGCCAGCTGTTCAACCTGCCGGCCAAGGTGGTGGAGGGCGGCCCCAAGACCTGGGCGGCCTTGACCGGCCTGGTGGGCTTCTGGGCCACGCTGGCACTGAACATTCCGGACTTCACCCGCTTTGCGCGTTCGCAGAAGGACCAGACGATCGGTCAGGCCGTGGGCCTGCCCATCCCGATGGCGCTGTTCTCCATGGTGGGGGTCATCGGCTTCTCGGCCTCGGCCATCCTGTATGGCAAGGCCGAACTGTTTCCCGATGCGCTGCTGACCAAGATGGGCAGCTTCGCCTCGGGGATTGGCCTGCTGGTGATTCTGCTGGCCAACCTCACCACCAACGTGGCGGCCAACCTGCTGTCGCCCTCGTATGACTTCAGCCAGCTGGCACCGTCCAAGGTGAGCTTTCGCATGGGCGGCATGATTGCCGCCGTCCTCGGCCTGCTGTTCATGCCCTGGAAGCTGCTGGCCACTTCGGGCGGCTACCTGTTCACCTGGCTGGGCGGCTACGGCACCTTGCTGGGCGCGATTGCCGGCGTGCTACTGGTGGACTACTACCTGATCCGCAAGACCCGGCTGAAGGTCGAGGACCTGTATGTGCGCGGCGGCCGCTATGAGTACACCAATGGCTGGAACATGCATGCCGTGGCCGCCTTTGCGCTGGGCGTGCTGCCCTGCCTGCCGGGCTATCTGGCGGTGTCGGGCGTGGTGGACGCCAACAGCGTGGGACAGATCTGGAAAAGCATCTTTGACTTTGGCTGGTTCTTCAGTCTGGCAGTGGCCAGCACCTACTACTACCTGACGGCCAAGAAGGGTGTGGAGCAAGCCGGTTGA
- the preA gene encoding NAD-dependent dihydropyrimidine dehydrogenase subunit PreA: MADISTRFLGIASPNPFWLASAPPTDKEINVTRAFEAGWGGVVWKTLGEDPHVVNVNGPRYSTLLAQDRRVMGLNNIELITDRPLRTNLEEMTRVKKAWPDRALIASLMVPCEEESWKRILPMVEDTGADGLELNFGCPHGMSERGMGAAVGQVPEYIQMVTAWCKHYSKLPVIVKLTPNITDVRYPARAAKAGGADAVSLINTINSLMGVNLDTLVMHPSTDGQGSHGGYCGPAVKPIAQNMVAEIARDPQTAGLPISGIGGITTWKDAAEYIALGCGNVQVCTAAMVYGFKIVQDMCDGLSNYMDQHGFARIEDFQGRAVPTVKDWKDLNLNHIDKAVINQDSCIQCGRCHVVCEDTSHQAITFEKEGGVRKFEVNEAECVGCNLCVSICPVPECISMRSLQPGEVDLRTGKTVTGEYANWTTHPNNPHRAVVPV, translated from the coding sequence ATGGCAGACATCAGCACCCGCTTTCTGGGCATTGCAAGCCCCAACCCGTTCTGGCTGGCATCGGCCCCACCCACGGACAAGGAGATCAACGTCACCCGCGCCTTCGAAGCCGGCTGGGGTGGCGTGGTGTGGAAGACGCTGGGTGAGGACCCGCATGTGGTCAACGTCAACGGACCACGCTATTCCACCCTGCTGGCGCAGGACCGGCGCGTGATGGGGCTCAACAACATCGAGCTGATCACCGACCGGCCGCTGCGTACCAATCTGGAGGAGATGACCCGCGTGAAAAAGGCTTGGCCGGACCGCGCGCTGATCGCCTCGCTGATGGTGCCCTGCGAGGAAGAAAGCTGGAAACGCATCCTGCCCATGGTGGAAGACACCGGGGCCGACGGGCTGGAGCTGAACTTCGGCTGCCCCCACGGCATGAGCGAGCGCGGCATGGGCGCCGCCGTGGGCCAGGTGCCGGAATACATCCAGATGGTGACGGCCTGGTGCAAGCACTACAGCAAGCTGCCGGTGATCGTGAAACTCACGCCCAACATCACCGATGTGCGCTATCCCGCGCGGGCAGCCAAGGCGGGCGGTGCGGATGCCGTCTCGCTGATCAACACCATCAACTCGCTGATGGGGGTGAACCTGGATACCCTGGTGATGCACCCCAGCACCGACGGTCAGGGCTCGCACGGCGGCTACTGCGGTCCGGCGGTCAAGCCCATCGCCCAGAACATGGTGGCCGAGATCGCCCGCGACCCGCAGACGGCGGGCCTGCCCATCTCGGGCATCGGCGGCATCACCACCTGGAAGGATGCGGCCGAATACATCGCACTGGGCTGCGGCAATGTGCAGGTGTGCACGGCAGCCATGGTCTACGGTTTCAAGATCGTGCAGGACATGTGCGACGGCCTGTCCAACTACATGGACCAGCATGGCTTTGCGCGCATCGAGGACTTCCAGGGCCGGGCCGTGCCCACGGTCAAGGACTGGAAAGACCTGAACCTCAACCACATCGACAAGGCCGTCATCAACCAGGACAGCTGCATCCAGTGCGGGCGCTGCCATGTGGTGTGCGAAGACACCTCGCACCAGGCCATCACCTTCGAAAAAGAGGGCGGCGTGCGCAAGTTCGAGGTGAACGAAGCCGAGTGCGTGGGCTGCAATCTGTGCGTCTCCATCTGTCCGGTGCCGGAGTGCATTTCCATGCGCAGCCTGCAGCCGGGCGAAGTGGATCTGCGCACCGGAAAGACGGTCACCGGGGAATACGCCAACTGGACAACGCATCCCAACAACCCGCATCGTGCGGTGGTGCCCGTGTGA
- a CDS encoding NAD(P)-dependent oxidoreductase, which produces MDSPASRTCGIAAGRLNLAEYAANFSDAHPPLNRPQALIEAERCYYCYDAPCTTACPTSIDVPAFIARIAQDNVRGAAREILTANPLGGMCSRVCPTEQLCEEACVRNTNEDKPVEIGALQRYATDAFMAAGGAPLFQRAAATGKKVAVVGAGPAGLTCAHQLALQGHDVVLLDARPKLGGLNEYGLASYKTPNDFAQKEIDWLLSVGGITPHNNQRLGRDFTLDSLLASYDAVFLGMGLGGVNALGIAEPQADGLRNAVDFIADIRQASDKATVPVGRRVVVIGGGMTAVDAAVQAKLLGAEEVTMFYRRGKDALSASGVEQEWAQTHGVNLRLWAAPQQVLVQDGKVTGIRMAYTQLQDGKLQVGPEVFDVPADMVLKAIGQTYVSAHAGNAIALRDGRIDTDAEGQTSVPRVWAGGDCRAGGQDLTVEAVEHGKVAARAMHQALTSAVGAGV; this is translated from the coding sequence ATGGACAGCCCCGCCAGCCGCACCTGCGGCATTGCCGCCGGCCGACTGAATCTGGCCGAGTACGCGGCCAATTTCTCCGACGCCCACCCCCCGCTCAACCGCCCCCAGGCCCTGATCGAGGCCGAGCGCTGCTACTACTGCTATGACGCGCCGTGCACCACGGCCTGTCCCACCAGCATCGATGTACCGGCCTTCATCGCCCGCATCGCCCAGGACAATGTGCGCGGCGCGGCCCGGGAGATCCTGACCGCCAACCCGCTGGGCGGCATGTGCTCCCGCGTGTGCCCCACCGAGCAGCTGTGCGAAGAAGCCTGCGTGCGCAACACCAATGAAGACAAGCCGGTCGAAATCGGTGCGCTGCAGCGCTATGCCACCGATGCCTTCATGGCCGCAGGCGGCGCGCCGCTGTTCCAGCGCGCCGCCGCCACCGGCAAGAAGGTGGCCGTGGTCGGGGCCGGACCGGCCGGTCTGACCTGCGCCCACCAGTTGGCGCTGCAGGGCCACGACGTGGTGCTGCTGGATGCCCGGCCCAAGCTCGGTGGGCTCAACGAATACGGCCTGGCCAGCTACAAGACCCCCAACGACTTTGCGCAGAAGGAAATCGACTGGCTGCTGTCGGTGGGCGGCATCACGCCGCACAACAACCAGCGGCTGGGGCGCGACTTCACCTTGGATTCGCTGCTGGCCAGCTACGACGCCGTGTTCCTGGGCATGGGCCTGGGCGGTGTGAACGCGCTGGGCATTGCCGAACCCCAGGCCGACGGCCTGCGCAACGCGGTGGATTTCATTGCCGACATCCGCCAGGCCAGCGACAAGGCCACGGTGCCGGTGGGCCGGCGCGTGGTGGTCATCGGCGGCGGCATGACGGCGGTGGATGCCGCCGTGCAGGCCAAGCTGCTGGGCGCCGAAGAAGTCACCATGTTCTACCGCCGGGGCAAGGACGCGCTGTCCGCGTCCGGCGTGGAGCAGGAATGGGCCCAGACCCATGGCGTCAACCTGCGGTTGTGGGCTGCGCCCCAGCAGGTGCTGGTGCAGGACGGCAAGGTGACGGGCATCCGCATGGCCTACACGCAGTTGCAGGACGGCAAGTTGCAGGTGGGGCCCGAGGTGTTTGACGTGCCCGCCGACATGGTGCTCAAGGCCATTGGCCAGACCTATGTCAGCGCCCATGCCGGCAACGCGATCGCGCTGCGCGACGGCCGCATCGACACCGATGCCGAAGGCCAGACCAGCGTGCCCCGCGTGTGGGCCGGTGGCGACTGCCGTGCCGGCGGTCAGGATCTGACGGTGGAAGCCGTGGAGCACGGCAAAGTGGCCGCGCGTGCCATGCACCAGGCGCTGACCAGCGCCGTGGGTGCCGGGGTGTAA
- a CDS encoding TetR family transcriptional regulator C-terminal domain-containing protein, with protein MATFSDNSPVNSPINSPASQARSATRKPTAARLRKEQHILQMAELHFAQYGFEGASLDLIAQDAGISRHNLLYYFASKEELYLRVLGDVLTQWLAGMSDLLRGDDPAQALRTYIRAKLQSSRERPHGSKVFTREVMAGAPRFGDAILSRVGPALAADTQAFERWVAQGKIARVDFTHLMFILWSVTQAYADQQAQFALLLGKDALTAQDYDTAAELIYRLVVRGLQPDGPAEGPLLAPAPAR; from the coding sequence ATGGCGACTTTTTCTGACAACAGCCCCGTGAACAGCCCCATTAATAGCCCCGCCTCCCAGGCCCGATCGGCCACCCGCAAGCCCACGGCGGCGCGGCTGCGCAAGGAGCAGCACATCCTGCAGATGGCGGAGCTGCACTTCGCACAATATGGTTTCGAAGGCGCCTCGCTGGACCTGATCGCCCAGGACGCCGGCATCAGCCGCCACAACCTGCTGTACTACTTCGCCAGCAAGGAAGAGCTGTATCTGCGCGTGCTGGGCGATGTGCTGACGCAGTGGCTGGCAGGCATGTCCGACCTGCTGCGCGGCGACGACCCGGCCCAGGCCCTGCGCACCTATATCCGCGCCAAGCTGCAGTCCTCGCGCGAGCGGCCCCATGGCTCCAAGGTCTTCACCCGCGAGGTGATGGCCGGCGCCCCCCGCTTTGGTGATGCCATCCTGAGCCGGGTCGGCCCCGCGCTGGCGGCCGACACCCAGGCGTTCGAGCGCTGGGTGGCCCAGGGCAAGATTGCCCGCGTGGATTTCACCCACCTGATGTTCATTCTCTGGTCCGTGACCCAGGCCTACGCCGACCAGCAGGCCCAGTTTGCGCTGCTGCTGGGCAAGGATGCGCTGACGGCCCAGGATTACGACACGGCGGCCGAACTGATCTACCGCCTGGTGGTGCGCGGTCTGCAGCCAGACGGCCCGGCCGAAGGGCCGCTGCTGGCGCCAGCGCCAGCGCGCTAG